A single window of Kitasatospora sp. HUAS MG31 DNA harbors:
- a CDS encoding YhjD/YihY/BrkB family envelope integrity protein, with amino-acid sequence MTFWLRPAFALRVVTRFQRIVGFDRSMALASSALTATIPLAILYGTVLSSLGDEDVAGRIVHRFGLSGGGAEAVQEVLAPAGTSSTGADLFSVAFLVISLLSFTRAMQRLFEQTWELRPLSVRNTLNGLRWLLGLTAYLVLNGWLHAVIDPRRYELGATVLAAPPTGVFLVWSGWVLSAKRIAWRDLLPFGVIGAVVTALCSLGAEVYLPRLFDSYANRYGAVGAVFAMLSALFCLMVALVGSAAVGREVHDELGRVRRGERPPEDEVRREWHDLVEHARSRWRTVREQRGGRRRPPE; translated from the coding sequence ATGACCTTCTGGCTGCGCCCCGCCTTCGCCCTGCGCGTGGTCACCCGTTTCCAGCGGATCGTCGGCTTCGACCGCTCGATGGCGCTCGCCTCCAGCGCGCTGACCGCGACCATCCCGCTGGCGATCCTGTACGGAACGGTCCTCTCCAGCCTCGGGGACGAGGACGTCGCCGGGCGCATCGTGCACCGGTTCGGACTCTCCGGCGGCGGCGCCGAGGCAGTCCAGGAGGTGCTCGCCCCGGCCGGTACCTCGAGCACCGGCGCCGACCTGTTCAGCGTGGCGTTCCTGGTGATCTCGCTGCTGAGCTTCACCCGGGCCATGCAGCGGCTGTTCGAACAGACCTGGGAGCTGCGGCCGCTCAGCGTCCGCAACACGCTCAACGGCCTGCGCTGGCTCCTCGGCCTGACGGCCTATCTGGTCCTCAACGGCTGGCTGCACGCCGTCATCGACCCCCGACGGTACGAGTTGGGCGCGACCGTGCTGGCCGCCCCGCCGACCGGGGTGTTCCTGGTGTGGAGCGGGTGGGTCCTGTCCGCGAAGCGGATCGCCTGGCGCGACCTGCTGCCGTTCGGCGTGATCGGCGCCGTGGTGACCGCGCTCTGCTCGCTCGGGGCCGAGGTCTACCTGCCGCGTCTGTTCGACTCCTACGCCAACCGGTACGGCGCCGTGGGCGCGGTGTTCGCCATGCTGTCGGCGCTGTTCTGCCTGATGGTGGCCCTGGTCGGGTCGGCGGCGGTGGGGCGCGAGGTCCACGACGAGCTGGGCCGGGTCCGGCGCGGCGAGCGCCCGCCCGAGGACGAGGTCCGCCGCGAGTGGCACGACCTGGTGGAGCACGCGCGGTCCCGCTGGCGGACCGTCCGGGAGCAGCGAGGGGGCCGGCGCCGCCCGCCGGAGTAG
- a CDS encoding aminodeoxychorismate lyase: MASASPASPEPPGADTNARPATEPPAEPPAEAPAGAPTEPGTLVRLDGTVLDRSRPALCADDLGVLRGDGVFEALLVTDGRPVLLREHLDRLARSAAALGLRPPEPSAWERCLAAAIARHGGGDAYARLVLTRGRESGGPATGYALVDPLPATTLRARADGIRVLTLTRGTVTLPPGRAPWLLHGAKSLSYAVNMAAQRWARAHDAEDVIFLAEDGMVLEGPTSAVLLARGDRLLSPPPELGILPSIALGALFAEAAERGRHCAYARLTAEDLHGGDGLWLVSSVRLAARVRALDGADLPPGPHHDAVAALLHAACRNPAADRPHRP; the protein is encoded by the coding sequence ATGGCGTCCGCATCCCCCGCATCCCCCGAACCTCCCGGCGCCGACACCAACGCCCGCCCCGCCACCGAACCCCCGGCCGAACCCCCAGCCGAGGCCCCAGCCGGGGCCCCGACCGAACCCGGCACCCTGGTCCGGCTCGACGGCACCGTGCTCGACCGCTCCCGCCCCGCCCTGTGCGCCGACGACCTGGGGGTCCTGCGCGGTGACGGGGTGTTCGAGGCGCTGCTGGTCACCGACGGCCGCCCCGTGCTGCTCCGCGAGCACCTCGACCGCCTGGCCCGCTCCGCCGCCGCCCTCGGGCTGCGCCCGCCCGAGCCGTCCGCCTGGGAGCGCTGCCTGGCCGCCGCGATCGCCCGGCACGGCGGAGGCGACGCCTACGCCCGACTGGTGCTGACCCGCGGCCGCGAGTCCGGCGGCCCGGCCACCGGCTACGCCCTGGTCGACCCGCTGCCCGCCACCACCCTGCGCGCCCGCGCGGACGGCATCCGCGTCCTCACCCTGACCCGCGGTACGGTCACCCTCCCGCCCGGCCGGGCCCCCTGGCTGCTGCACGGCGCCAAGTCGCTCTCGTACGCCGTCAACATGGCCGCCCAGCGCTGGGCCCGCGCCCACGACGCCGAGGACGTGATCTTCCTCGCCGAGGACGGCATGGTCCTGGAGGGCCCGACCTCGGCCGTCCTGCTCGCCCGGGGCGACCGGCTGCTCAGCCCGCCCCCGGAGCTGGGCATCCTGCCGAGCATCGCGCTCGGCGCCCTGTTCGCCGAGGCGGCCGAGCGGGGACGGCACTGCGCCTACGCCCGCCTGACGGCCGAGGATCTGCACGGCGGTGACGGGCTCTGGCTGGTGTCCAGCGTGCGGCTGGCCGCGCGGGTCCGCGCCCTCGACGGCGCCGACCTCCCGCCCGGTCCCCACCACGACGCGGTCGCCGCCCTGCTCCACGCCGCCTGCCGAAACCCCGCGGCGGACCGGCCCCACCGCCCCTGA
- a CDS encoding AAA family ATPase, with amino-acid sequence MGTTRHDRPSALRPRGLVDLRGHDGAPLHLGYPAGAVVVVSGLPGSGKSTLLRRWSTAATVVDPRATHLACEALMPAWLPYAAYRPWARTEHLRWTLSEARSGRPVLVHDCGSWSWMRRLLSRTARRDGRELHLVLLDVGPTEALAGQQARGRRARTHVFARHRRGLGRLLHALDRDGATALPEAASVLLLDARSRGRARTVEFGDGRTEPADATTPEPTTADPRTPVGAQPPVGPADEGDRALASP; translated from the coding sequence GTGGGCACCACCCGGCACGACCGCCCCTCCGCGCTGCGCCCGCGCGGGCTGGTGGACCTCCGCGGGCACGACGGCGCACCGCTCCACCTCGGGTACCCGGCCGGCGCGGTCGTGGTCGTCTCCGGGCTCCCCGGCAGTGGCAAGAGCACCCTGCTGAGGCGCTGGTCCACCGCCGCGACGGTGGTCGACCCGCGGGCCACCCACCTCGCCTGCGAGGCGCTGATGCCCGCCTGGCTCCCCTATGCCGCGTACCGGCCGTGGGCGCGGACCGAGCACCTCCGCTGGACGCTCTCCGAGGCGCGCAGCGGCCGGCCGGTCCTGGTCCACGACTGCGGCAGCTGGTCCTGGATGCGCCGCCTGCTGTCCCGCACCGCCCGGCGCGACGGCCGCGAACTCCACCTCGTGCTGCTGGACGTCGGGCCCACCGAGGCCCTGGCCGGCCAGCAGGCCCGCGGCCGCCGTGCCCGGACCCACGTCTTCGCCCGGCACCGCCGCGGCCTCGGCCGGCTCCTGCACGCCCTGGACCGCGACGGCGCCACCGCCCTGCCCGAGGCGGCGTCGGTGCTGCTGCTCGACGCACGGTCGCGCGGGCGCGCCCGGACCGTCGAGTTCGGGGACGGCCGGACGGAACCCGCCGACGCCACGACACCGGAGCCCACCACGGCGGACCCGCGGACCCCGGTCGGCGCCCAGCCTCCCGTGGGACCGGCGGACGAGGGCGACCGGGCCCTCGCCTCGCCCTGA
- a CDS encoding hemolysin family protein codes for MTALQLFIGLLTLVTNAFFVGGEFALISVRRSQVEPRAEAGDRRARTVLWGLEHVSAMLATAQLGITVSSLVLGAVAEPAIAHLLEPPFHALGLPDGLIHPIAFVIALTVATYLHMLVGEMIPKNIALAAPERAALLLVPPLVATTRALRPVAFSINAFANRILRLLKVEPKDEVASVFTEEELGRMVKDSSDAELLSERDNELLQDALELGSRPVGEVVTPREQVVFALPGTTPEELERLAATTGFSRFPVLDADHTVCGYLHIKDALEQDAARDRPFPVRALRPIARVPEDTPLDDVLTAMRRSGTHLAAAVGRDGTAIGLVTLEDVLKELVGPAPADR; via the coding sequence GTGACCGCACTCCAGCTCTTCATCGGCCTGCTCACCCTGGTGACCAACGCCTTCTTCGTCGGCGGCGAGTTCGCCCTGATCTCGGTACGCCGCAGCCAGGTCGAACCCCGCGCCGAAGCGGGTGACCGCCGCGCCCGGACCGTGCTCTGGGGCCTGGAACACGTCTCGGCGATGCTGGCCACCGCCCAGCTCGGCATCACCGTCTCCTCGCTGGTGCTCGGCGCGGTCGCCGAACCCGCCATCGCCCACCTGCTGGAACCGCCGTTCCACGCCCTGGGCCTCCCGGACGGCCTGATCCACCCGATCGCCTTCGTGATCGCCCTCACCGTCGCGACCTACCTGCACATGCTGGTCGGCGAGATGATCCCCAAGAACATCGCCCTCGCCGCCCCCGAACGCGCCGCCCTGCTGCTGGTACCGCCGCTGGTGGCCACCACCCGGGCGCTGCGGCCGGTCGCGTTCTCCATCAACGCCTTCGCCAACCGGATCCTGCGCCTGCTCAAGGTGGAACCCAAGGACGAGGTGGCCTCGGTGTTCACCGAGGAGGAACTGGGCCGCATGGTCAAGGACTCCTCCGACGCCGAGCTGCTCAGCGAGCGCGACAACGAACTGCTCCAGGACGCCCTGGAACTCGGCTCCCGGCCGGTCGGCGAGGTGGTCACCCCGCGCGAGCAGGTGGTGTTCGCCCTGCCCGGCACCACCCCCGAGGAACTGGAGCGACTGGCCGCCACCACCGGCTTCTCCCGCTTCCCCGTCCTGGACGCCGACCACACGGTCTGCGGGTACCTGCACATCAAGGACGCCCTGGAACAGGACGCCGCCCGCGACCGGCCGTTCCCGGTCCGGGCCCTGCGCCCGATCGCCCGGGTCCCCGAGGACACCCCGCTGGACGACGTGCTCACCGCCATGCGCCGCTCCGGCACCCACCTGGCCGCCGCCGTCGGCCGGGACGGCACCGCCATAGGCCTGGTCACCCTGGAGGACGTCCTCAAGGAACTCGTCGGCCCCGCCCCCGCCGACCGCTGA
- a CDS encoding hemolysin family protein: MTEVLLLLLALVLTAACAVFVAAEFSLTTVERGALERSVEQGERGSATALKAVNRLTFQLSGAQLGITITSLVIGMIAQPSVAALLRGPLEAVGLPAGAAGTLAVLLGVLLSTVVLMVAGELVPKNWAISRPLAVARVVAGPQYWFSEAFSPLIGHLNNTANRVVRRFGLEPAEHLASARTPQELVALARHSAREGALEPDTAELFVRSLNLRELTAENVMTPRVDVRALEEHATAADVVNLTRATGLSRFPVYRESLDHVVGTVHIKDALALPADRRATHPVSALATTPLLVPETLTVDRLLDRLRGEETMAVVIDEYGGTAGIATLEDIVEEVVGEVRDEHDPTELPDLVALGEGPDGRRRWDADGITRTDQLAALGIPEQEGPYETLAGLIADRLGRIPVPGDTVHVEGWTLDVLAVAHHVAERVRITAPEPLEDDGEDTASGTGPGSATTADREEDR, from the coding sequence GTGACCGAAGTGCTCCTGCTCCTCCTCGCCCTGGTGCTGACCGCCGCCTGCGCGGTCTTCGTCGCCGCCGAGTTCTCGCTCACCACCGTGGAGCGCGGCGCCCTCGAACGGTCGGTCGAACAGGGCGAGCGCGGCTCCGCGACCGCCCTGAAGGCGGTCAACCGCCTCACCTTCCAGCTCTCCGGCGCCCAGCTGGGCATCACCATCACCAGCCTGGTCATCGGCATGATCGCCCAGCCCTCGGTCGCCGCCCTGCTGCGCGGCCCGCTGGAGGCGGTCGGACTGCCCGCCGGCGCCGCCGGCACCCTGGCCGTCCTGCTCGGCGTGCTGCTCTCCACCGTGGTGCTGATGGTGGCCGGCGAACTCGTCCCCAAGAACTGGGCGATCTCCCGCCCGCTGGCCGTCGCCCGGGTGGTGGCCGGCCCGCAGTACTGGTTCTCGGAGGCCTTCTCGCCGCTGATCGGCCACCTCAACAACACCGCCAACCGCGTGGTGCGGCGCTTCGGCCTGGAACCGGCCGAGCACCTCGCCTCCGCCCGCACCCCGCAGGAACTGGTCGCCCTCGCCCGGCACTCCGCCCGCGAGGGCGCCCTGGAACCGGACACCGCCGAGCTGTTCGTCCGCTCCCTCAACCTGCGCGAGCTGACCGCCGAGAACGTGATGACCCCCCGGGTCGACGTCCGCGCCCTGGAGGAGCACGCCACCGCCGCGGACGTGGTCAACCTCACCCGGGCCACCGGCCTGTCCCGCTTCCCCGTCTACCGCGAGAGCCTCGACCACGTGGTCGGCACCGTCCACATCAAGGACGCCCTGGCCCTGCCCGCCGACCGCCGCGCCACCCACCCGGTGTCCGCGCTGGCCACCACCCCGTTGCTGGTCCCCGAGACGCTCACCGTCGACCGCCTGCTGGACCGGCTGCGCGGCGAGGAGACCATGGCCGTGGTGATCGACGAGTACGGCGGCACCGCCGGTATCGCCACCCTGGAGGACATCGTCGAGGAGGTGGTCGGCGAGGTCCGCGACGAGCACGACCCCACCGAACTCCCGGACCTGGTCGCCCTCGGCGAGGGCCCCGACGGCCGCCGCCGGTGGGACGCCGACGGCATCACCCGCACCGACCAGCTCGCCGCCCTCGGCATCCCCGAGCAGGAGGGCCCGTACGAGACCCTGGCCGGCCTGATCGCCGACCGGCTCGGCCGGATCCCCGTACCCGGCGACACCGTCCACGTCGAGGGCTGGACCCTCGACGTCCTCGCGGTCGCCCATCACGTCGCCGAACGGGTCCGCATCACCGCGCCCGAACCCCTTGAGGACGACGGCGAGGACACCGCCAGCGGCACAGGCCCGGGTTCCGCCACCACCGCCGACCGGGAGGAGGACCGGTGA
- a CDS encoding helix-turn-helix domain-containing protein, whose product MSTGASTTDHADLGRRLRALRHRAGLSQEALAHRAGVSVRALADLERGRSRGPQRRTVEMLADALGLNAAEAAELERLAGLGRPRPRPAGDHTPHALALPRDVGDFTARDRALAELLALAEHIDPAHPPVTVVSGQPGLGKTAFAVHAAHTLAPHFPDGLFAVDLDGMAPEPTAPRDALGRLLRALGVADRTVPAGTDERSALFRSVVRDRRILLVLDNAVDEDQVRPLLPATGPSLTIVTSRRDLSGLEAVHRTGLDVLRREEAVRLLTLIIGPERVAAEQQAARDLAELCGRLPLAVRIAGQRLAARPTERIGKLVTQLAARGRRLDLLQAGGLQVRAAFSLSYERLDPATRLLFRRAALAAGPDVSPEIAARLANLTDDQAWRGAEELTGAGLLQAHPTAERYRFHDLLRLFATEQVEAEDPPAAIEAARDRTADWVLRRAAAAALRFDADRHQDAPDDDPDPQAAPADREEARAWLEAERTEWLAALRRARATGRHRQVVDAAEAMHWFSDLNPEWGELWVEVFGHSVASARALGSRPEEVVHLNYLAWANNVCVFDHAAGLVAADAALAVAREIGDEVQEGWALGYGAGSLHRLGRAEESIRRFQESVACLGRQYTPQAALGELTVLYTLGQILRQVGRTEEALAVHRRAEAKCRSGVPGQSPELIAQYQAMSQQQVGNSLAALGRWAEAEESLRRSMDYFDAARMPARAAPTRLDLGILLRRLDRLAEAREAVTAAHEELRAMGHPRLPEAVAELRALDPAAGGRAAG is encoded by the coding sequence ATGAGCACCGGTGCATCGACCACGGACCACGCCGACCTCGGACGCCGGCTGCGCGCACTGCGCCACCGCGCCGGGCTCAGCCAGGAGGCCCTCGCCCACCGCGCCGGAGTGAGCGTCCGCGCCCTCGCCGACCTGGAACGCGGCCGCTCCCGCGGCCCTCAGCGGCGCACCGTGGAGATGCTCGCCGACGCCCTCGGCCTGAACGCCGCCGAGGCCGCCGAGCTGGAGCGCCTCGCCGGACTCGGCCGCCCCCGCCCCCGCCCGGCCGGCGACCACACCCCCCACGCCCTCGCCCTGCCCCGGGACGTCGGCGACTTCACCGCCCGCGACCGGGCCCTCGCCGAACTGCTCGCCCTGGCCGAGCACATCGACCCCGCGCACCCCCCGGTCACCGTGGTCTCCGGCCAGCCGGGCCTCGGCAAGACCGCCTTCGCCGTGCACGCCGCCCACACCCTCGCGCCGCACTTCCCGGACGGACTCTTCGCCGTCGACCTGGACGGCATGGCCCCGGAGCCCACCGCCCCCCGCGACGCCCTCGGCCGGCTGCTGCGCGCCCTCGGCGTCGCCGACCGGACCGTACCCGCCGGGACCGACGAGCGGTCAGCGCTGTTCCGGTCGGTGGTCCGCGACCGGCGGATCCTCCTCGTCCTCGACAACGCCGTGGACGAGGACCAGGTCCGCCCGCTGCTGCCCGCCACCGGCCCCTCGCTCACCATCGTCACCAGCCGCCGGGACCTCTCCGGCCTCGAAGCCGTCCACCGCACCGGACTCGACGTCCTCCGACGGGAGGAGGCCGTCCGGCTGCTCACCCTGATCATCGGCCCCGAGCGGGTCGCCGCCGAGCAGCAGGCCGCCCGCGACCTCGCCGAACTGTGCGGACGGCTGCCGCTCGCCGTCCGGATCGCCGGCCAGCGCCTGGCCGCCCGCCCCACCGAGCGGATCGGCAAGCTGGTCACCCAACTCGCCGCCCGGGGACGGCGGCTGGACCTCCTCCAGGCCGGCGGACTCCAGGTCCGCGCCGCCTTCAGCCTCTCCTACGAGCGGCTCGACCCCGCCACCCGCCTGCTGTTCCGCCGCGCCGCCCTGGCCGCCGGACCCGACGTCAGCCCCGAAATCGCCGCCCGGCTCGCCAATCTGACAGATGATCAGGCCTGGCGCGGCGCCGAGGAGCTCACCGGCGCCGGACTCCTCCAGGCCCACCCCACCGCGGAGCGCTACCGCTTCCACGACCTGCTCCGGCTGTTCGCCACCGAGCAGGTCGAGGCCGAGGACCCGCCCGCCGCCATCGAGGCCGCCCGGGACCGCACCGCGGACTGGGTGCTGCGCCGCGCCGCCGCCGCCGCCCTGCGCTTCGACGCCGACCGCCACCAGGACGCCCCCGACGACGACCCCGACCCGCAGGCCGCCCCCGCCGACCGCGAAGAGGCCCGGGCCTGGCTGGAGGCCGAGCGGACCGAGTGGCTGGCCGCACTGCGCCGGGCCCGGGCCACCGGCCGCCACCGGCAGGTGGTCGACGCCGCCGAGGCCATGCACTGGTTCTCCGACCTCAACCCCGAGTGGGGTGAGCTGTGGGTGGAGGTGTTCGGGCACTCCGTCGCCTCCGCCCGCGCCCTGGGCAGCCGGCCGGAGGAGGTCGTCCACCTCAACTACCTGGCCTGGGCGAACAACGTGTGCGTCTTCGACCACGCCGCCGGACTGGTGGCCGCCGACGCCGCCCTGGCGGTGGCCCGCGAGATCGGCGACGAGGTGCAGGAGGGCTGGGCGCTGGGCTACGGCGCGGGCTCGCTGCACCGGCTCGGCCGGGCGGAGGAGTCGATCCGGAGGTTCCAGGAGTCCGTGGCCTGCCTCGGCCGCCAGTACACCCCCCAGGCCGCGCTCGGCGAGCTGACCGTGCTGTACACCCTCGGGCAGATCCTCCGCCAGGTCGGCCGCACCGAGGAGGCCCTGGCCGTCCACCGGCGCGCCGAGGCCAAGTGCCGCAGCGGCGTGCCCGGGCAGTCACCCGAACTCATCGCCCAGTACCAGGCGATGAGCCAGCAGCAGGTCGGCAACTCGCTGGCCGCACTGGGCCGCTGGGCCGAGGCGGAGGAATCCCTGCGGCGGTCGATGGATTACTTCGACGCGGCCCGGATGCCGGCCAGGGCCGCGCCGACCCGGCTGGACCTCGGCATCCTGCTGCGCCGCCTCGACCGCCTCGCCGAGGCCCGCGAGGCCGTCACCGCGGCCCACGAGGAACTCCGCGCGATGGGCCACCCACGGCTGCCGGAGGCCGTGGCCGAACTCCGCGCCCTGGACCCGGCGGCCGGTGGCCGGGCGGCGGGCTGA
- a CDS encoding WD40 repeat domain-containing protein, which translates to MTVDGDGSVLVERWTADGGAVRRGLLDPAVAQRLTEALRAAPGSPVDAAGSTAGSTADDTGDADGEDGEARRLTAGAECWTDGTATPVPPAARMLEALAFQLLRPLEVGQLPCAVVRAEAAEPDAAGLPAAAAVGTVAGSPAFALAEGAGGFALGRLPDGGSLGGSDGEGGLLPSAVALGAVEGRELFAVGGADGSVQVWDAATGELAHGTSGGEGEQRVAAGVVRGVPLVFSAGGRGEVRAWRAEDGRGLGLLTAGGEGATALLTAHCAGTDLVAAAAPDGTVRVWDAASGTPLHLLVGHEAPVTALAVLPLGDQALLATGGRDQEVRLWDLATGHPVARLTGHSGTVTGLAFTELDGRPVLASVALDRTLRTWDVHSAAALGGRPTGGTWPTALVTVPVGGADLLAVGDERGRIRFWEARGGKPVGVCEPERVGEGGPVPVNSLAVGELYGRTLLVAGYGDGRVRLWDAAARAELYALEPDGGPVASVAVLPAAEEEPVLVCGTVSGAVRCHRLRDGAPLSVPTPHTGPVSALLFAEPVPGVEAVLVSAGTDGTVRVRSARDGSPVRQLTAHREGVTALAAGTTSGRRLLATAGGDLTVRLWDLDSGQAGPVLSGLPAAARTVAFGRLDGRAVVLAGCADGSVRGWDVIGGHPVADLPGGTAEVRSLVCAELDGEALVAAGDADATLRLWHLAGGTLVNEARLDRTPLAISFGAAGLHVVGPGGALAL; encoded by the coding sequence GTGACGGTCGACGGCGATGGTTCGGTGCTGGTGGAGCGGTGGACCGCGGACGGCGGTGCGGTCCGTCGCGGTCTCCTCGACCCGGCGGTGGCGCAGCGGCTGACGGAGGCGCTCCGGGCGGCCCCGGGATCCCCGGTCGACGCCGCGGGGTCCACCGCCGGGAGCACCGCTGACGACACCGGCGACGCAGACGGGGAGGACGGGGAGGCGCGCCGGCTCACCGCCGGGGCCGAGTGCTGGACCGACGGCACCGCCACCCCGGTCCCCCCGGCCGCGCGGATGCTGGAGGCACTCGCCTTCCAGCTGCTGCGGCCGCTGGAGGTCGGCCAGCTGCCCTGCGCCGTCGTCCGGGCGGAGGCCGCCGAGCCGGACGCCGCAGGGCTGCCCGCGGCGGCCGCCGTGGGCACGGTCGCGGGCTCCCCCGCGTTCGCGCTGGCCGAGGGGGCGGGGGGCTTCGCGCTCGGCCGGCTCCCGGACGGCGGCTCGCTCGGCGGCTCGGACGGCGAGGGCGGGCTGCTGCCCAGCGCGGTCGCCCTGGGCGCGGTGGAGGGCCGGGAGCTGTTCGCGGTCGGCGGCGCCGACGGGTCGGTCCAGGTCTGGGACGCGGCCACCGGCGAGCTGGCCCACGGGACCTCGGGCGGCGAGGGCGAGCAGCGGGTGGCCGCCGGGGTGGTCCGGGGCGTGCCGCTGGTGTTCTCGGCCGGCGGGCGGGGCGAGGTCCGGGCCTGGCGGGCCGAGGACGGCCGCGGGCTCGGCCTGCTGACCGCGGGCGGCGAGGGCGCGACCGCCCTGCTGACCGCGCACTGCGCCGGCACCGACCTGGTGGCCGCCGCCGCGCCGGACGGCACCGTCCGGGTCTGGGACGCCGCGAGCGGCACCCCGCTGCACCTGCTGGTCGGCCACGAGGCGCCGGTGACCGCCCTGGCGGTCCTCCCGCTCGGCGACCAGGCGCTGCTCGCCACCGGCGGGCGGGACCAGGAGGTGCGGCTGTGGGACCTGGCCACCGGTCACCCCGTCGCCCGGCTCACCGGCCACTCCGGCACCGTCACCGGCCTGGCCTTCACCGAGCTGGACGGCCGCCCGGTGCTCGCCTCCGTCGCGCTCGACCGGACGCTGCGCACCTGGGACGTGCACTCCGCCGCCGCGCTCGGGGGCCGCCCGACCGGTGGCACCTGGCCGACCGCGCTGGTGACCGTTCCGGTGGGCGGCGCGGACCTGCTGGCCGTCGGGGACGAGCGCGGCCGGATCCGGTTCTGGGAGGCGCGCGGCGGCAAGCCGGTGGGCGTCTGCGAGCCCGAGCGGGTCGGCGAGGGCGGCCCGGTGCCGGTCAACTCCCTTGCCGTGGGCGAACTGTACGGGCGGACGCTGCTGGTGGCCGGGTACGGCGACGGCCGGGTGCGGCTGTGGGACGCGGCGGCCCGCGCCGAGCTGTACGCGCTGGAGCCGGACGGCGGCCCGGTGGCCTCGGTGGCGGTGCTGCCGGCCGCGGAGGAGGAGCCGGTACTGGTCTGCGGCACGGTCTCCGGCGCGGTGCGCTGCCACCGGCTGCGCGACGGCGCCCCGCTGTCGGTGCCGACCCCGCACACAGGGCCGGTCAGCGCGCTGCTGTTCGCCGAGCCGGTGCCCGGGGTGGAGGCGGTCCTGGTCTCCGCCGGCACGGACGGCACGGTACGCGTCCGCAGCGCCCGGGACGGTTCTCCGGTACGGCAGTTGACCGCCCACCGGGAGGGCGTGACGGCGCTGGCGGCGGGTACCACGAGCGGCCGGCGGCTGCTGGCCACGGCCGGTGGGGATCTGACGGTGCGGCTGTGGGACCTCGACAGCGGGCAGGCCGGCCCGGTGCTCTCCGGCCTGCCGGCGGCGGCCCGGACGGTCGCCTTCGGCCGCCTCGACGGGCGGGCCGTGGTGCTGGCCGGCTGCGCGGACGGTTCGGTGCGCGGCTGGGACGTGATCGGCGGCCACCCGGTGGCCGACCTGCCCGGGGGGACGGCCGAGGTCCGCTCGCTGGTCTGCGCGGAGCTGGACGGCGAGGCGCTGGTGGCCGCCGGGGACGCCGACGCCACCCTGCGGCTGTGGCACCTGGCCGGCGGGACGCTGGTCAACGAGGCGCGCCTCGACCGCACTCCGCTGGCGATCTCCTTCGGCGCCGCCGGCCTGCACGTGGTCGGCCCGGGCGGCGCGCTGGCGCTCTGA